Proteins encoded in a region of the Oxyura jamaicensis isolate SHBP4307 breed ruddy duck chromosome 17, BPBGC_Ojam_1.0, whole genome shotgun sequence genome:
- the LOC118175571 gene encoding CMP-N-acetylneuraminate-beta-galactosamide-alpha-2,3-sialyltransferase 4-like, translated as MALLFLLLSSPWEKVLFRTSPCVTRCTSTRKHKIRRRKTLFQGVYGDSMNARSIAGRLVFALFQWKRLVILLCVGLCMKELYYAMNTLESHVGSHVGACQRRFKWRKPFLGRSESHWKPFLTSKSLYSLMDRPFRQKAEEVLWFHELPFGLQSSVLSAFSTLQLLPEQELPGSFGRLWCQRCIVVGNGYSIRGQSFGNLIDSHHVIIRLNDAPVKEYKKDVGERTSIRLFFPESALPNPLENNDNDTLMVFVPFKPLDFLWLREVLLKTRKKTKVGFWRQPPQQWNGNISQLRILNPYVTYEATYKLLQLNASSRRYATTGIIALNLALHICQEVNIAGFGYPGNHDNTTPIHYYNTGRSRKEELIQHNLTAERNWLLKMIEWGVIADLASPAFQAQNH; from the exons AtggctctgcttttcctcctgttgtCATCCCCATGGGAAAAAGTTCTCTTTAGGACTTCTCCATGCGTAACAAGATGTACATCCACGAGAAAGCACAAAatcaggaggaggaaaacactCTTCCAA GGTGTGTATGGAGACAGCATGAATGCCAGATCTATAGCAGGAAGACTTGTCTTTGCCCTTTTCCAGTGGAAAAGGCTGGTGATCTTGCTCTGTGTGG GTCTGTGCATGAAGGAGCTGTACTATGCGATGAACACACTTGAAAGTCATGTTGG GAGTCATGTTGGTGCTTGCCAGAGACGTTTCAAGTGGAGAAAGCCTTTTCTTGGGAG GTCTGAATCTCACTGGAAGCCTTTCCTGACCAGCAAATCCTTATACTCACTCATGGACAGGCCTTTTAGACAGAAGGCTGAAGAAGTTCTGTGGTTCCATGAGCTTCCTTTTGGGCTGCAGAGTTCAG TTCTCTCTGCTTTTAGCACATTGCAGCTTCTTCCAGAGCAGGAGTTGCCTGGATCCTTTGGCCG CTTATGGTGCCAAAGGTGCATTGTGGTCGGCAATGGTTACTCCATCCGTGGACAGAGCTTTGGGAATTTGATTGACTCTCACCATGTTATCATCAG ATTAAATGATGCTCCAGTAAAAGagtacaagaaagatgtgggtGAGAGAACCAGCATCCGTCTCTTCTTCCCTGAATCAGCTCTGCCCAACCCTTTAGAAAACAATGACAATGATACACTGATGGTGTTTGTCCCATTCAAGCCTCTCGATTTCCTCTGGCTGAGGGAAGTGTTGCTGAAAACCAGGAAGAAG ACGAAGGTGGGATTTTGGCGCCAGCCTCCGCAGCAGTGGAATGGGAACATCTCTCAGCTACGTATTCTCAACCCGTATGTCACCTACGAAGCAACGTACAAACTGCTGCAGCTGAATGCATCAAGTAGG agATATGCCACCACGGGAATCATTGCTTTGAACTTAGCCCTCCATATATGCCAGGAGGTCAATATTGCAGGCTTTGGTTACCCCGGCAACCATGACAATACTACACCAATACATTATTACAATACAGGTCGCTCACGGAAAGAAGAG CTCATTCAGCATAATCTCACAGCTGAGAGGAACTGGCTGCTGAAGATGATTGAGTGGGGAGTGATTGCTGACCTAGCCAGCCCTGCCTTTCAGGCCCAGAACCACTGA
- the TLR4 gene encoding toll-like receptor 4 — MPRRAALLPWTFVGLLQLVLILSQLAGCLLSPCLEVIPSKAFRCMGLNISGVPPEVPNTTQELDLSFNNLKSLSSNYFSSVPELQLLDISRCHIHTIEDNSFVDIPDLSTLILTANSLRYLGSAAFCGLTSLKKLVLVETSISSLTDLPIGHLHTLQELNLGHNNIASLKLPNYFSNLTSLRHLSFFSNKITYISKGDLDALSEANRLNLTLVLSLNNIKYIQLGSFANIHLGELVLRSSFENFHDMHTSLHGLAGLQVNRLIVGEFRDSQKLEDFQNGLLSGLCQVQMQEFVLICFRNFENNTDTLFNCIGNVSSIRLVNVDLEEVSEVPMFPQVKHLECKKCKFKEVPAVKLSLFKELRVLRITQSKHLNSFRQKFKNLTYLEVIDLSENRLSFTSCCSPQFPGSANLRHLNLSFNSDISLTGDFTNVKNLLYLDLQHTKLDNHGTYPVFLSLQKLIYLDISYTKTHVKSDHIFHGLNSLQVLKMAGNSFENNKLSNNFKNLSHLHTLDISNCKLVLVDQSTFNALSELKELNISNNKLLTFDPVVYKPLQALIALDFSHNQLSVLLDSALEILPASLVFLDLSHNLFECSCSYLNFMKWIKEKEDLLQNKHLMVCHTPAYMKNLSLSSFYLSSCRPSPSMVACSVVVMLAAMVFIFLIYKYYFQLYYFLVLLSGCKHSAERGDTYDAFVIHSSKDQEWVIKELVEPLEGGKPPFQFCLYYRDFLPGVPIVTNIIQEGFLSSRNVIAVISTDFLESKWCSFEFDIAQSWQLVEDKAGIIMIVLEEVNKTLLRQKLGLSRYLRRNTYLEWKDKEISKHVFWRQLTGVLLRGKKWNHEEEKLM; from the exons ATgcccaggagagcagctctcCTCCCGTGGACGTtcgtggggctgctgcagctggtgctcaTCCTGTCGCAGCTGGCAGGCTGCCTCCTCAGTCCCTGTTTGGAG GTCATCCCTAGCAAAGCTTTCAGATGCATGGGGCTGAACATCTCTGGAGTTCCCCCTGAAGTCCCAAACACCACCCAGGAGCTGGACCTCAGCTTCAACAATCTGAAATCACTGagctcaaattatttttcatcagttccTGAACTGCAGCTTCTGGATATTTCAAG GTGCCACATTCATACAATAGAAGATAACTCTTTTGTGGATATTCCTGATCTTTCCACCTTAATTTTAACTGCCAATTCCCTCCGGTACCTGGGGTCAGCAGCCTTCTGTGGTTTAACATCTCTGAAGAAACTAGTGTTGGTGGAAACCAGCATATCCTCTCTGACTGACCTACCAATTGGACACTTGCATACCCTACAGGAGCTGAATTTGGGCCACAACAACATTGCTTCATTGAAGCTTCCCAATTATTTTTCCAACCTGACCTCTCTCAGGCACCTGAGCTTTTTCTCCAATAAGATTACATATATCTCCAAAGGAGACCTTGATGCCCTGAGTGAAGCAAACAGGCTCAACCTCACCTTGGTGCTCTCGCtgaataatataaaatacatcCAGCTGGGATCCTTTGCAAACATTCATCTTGGTGAACTGGTTCTGAGGTCCTCTTTTGAGAACTTCCACGACATGCACACTTCTCTACACGGCCTGGCAGGGCTACAGGTCAACAGACTAATAGTTGGAGAATTCAGGGACAGTCAGAAACTGGAAGATTTTCAGAATGGACTCTTGAGTGGACTCTGCCAGGTACAGATGCAGGAGTTTGTCTTAATCTGTTTCAGGAATTTTGAGAATAACACGGACACTCTTTTTAACTGCATAGGCAACGTCTCCAGTATTCGGCTGGTGAATGTCGATCTTGAAGAGGTGTCAGAGGTTCCTATGTTTCCTCAAGTGAAACATCTGGAATGCAAGAAATGCAAGTTTAAGGAAGTGCCTGCTGTGAAGCTGTCCCTCTTTAAGGAGCTGAGAGTGCTTCGTATTACCCAGAGCAAACATCTTAATAGCTTCCGGCAGAAATTTAAGAATCTAACTTACCTGGAGGTCATAGATTTGAGTGAGAATCGGCTCTCCTTCACTTCATGCTGTTCTCCTCAATTTCCTGGGTCTGCAAACTTGAGACACTTGAACCTAAGCTTCAATTCTGACATCAGTTTGACAGGAGACTTCACCAATGTGAAGAATCTCTTATACTTGGACCTTCAACACACAAAGTTAGACAACCATGGCACCTACCCTGTCTTTCTATCCCTTCAGAAACTCATTTACCTTGACATTTCCTACACCAAAACTCATGTTAAATCTGATCATATATTTCATGGCCTGAACTCTCTGCAAGTGCTCAAGATGGCAGGCAACTCCTTTGAGAACAATAAATTGTCCAATAACTTCAAAAACTTGAGCCACCTCCACACCTTGGATATTTCAAATTGCAAATTAGTACTGGTGGATCAAAGCACATTTAATGCTCTCTCCGAACTAAAAGAGCTGAACATCAGCAACAATAAGCTCCTGACCTTCGATCCTGTAGTCTACAAGCCACTCCAAGCTCTCATAGCCCTGGATTTCAGCCACAACCAGCTGAGTGTCCTGTTGGACTCAGCCCTGGAAATCCTGCCTGCTAGTCTGGTCTTCCTAGATCTCTCTCACAACTTGTTTGAATGCTCTTGCAGTTACCTGAACTTTATGAAATGGATCAAAGAAAAGGAGGACCTGCTGCAGAACAAGCATTTAATGGTATGCCACACACCTGCATACATGAAGAACTTGAGCCTGTCAAGCTTCTACCTGTCCTCCTGCCGTCCCAGCCCAAGCATGGTGGCATGCTCAGTGGTCGTAATGCTTGCTGCAATGGTGTTCATATTCCTGATTTACAAGTACTACTTCCAGCTCTACTACTTCTTGGTGCTGCTCAGTGGGTGTAAACACTCTGCAGAAAGGGGAGACACCTATGATGCCTTTGTTATCCACTCCAGCAAAGACCAAGAATGGGTGATAAAAGAGCTGGTCGAACCCTTAGAAGGAGGAAAACCTCCCTTCCAATTTTGTCTTTACTACAGGGATTTCCTACCAGGGGTACCCATTGTCACCAACATCATCCAAGAAGGTTTTCTAAGTAGCAGAAATGTCATTGCAGTCATCTCTACTGACTTTCTGGAGAGCAAGTGGTGTAGCTTTGAGTTTGACATTGCCCAGTCCTGGCAGCTGGTTGAGGACAAGGCTGGAATCATCATGATTGTACTCGAAGAAGTGAATAAGACCTTGCTGAGGCAGAAGCTGGGGTTGTCCCGATACCTCAGGAGGAACACCTATCTGGAGTGGAAAGACAAGGAGATAAGCAAGCATGTCTTCTGGAGGCAGCTCACAGGAGTCCTGCTACGGGGCAAAAAATGGAATCATGAGGAGGAAAAGCTCATGTGA